From one Magnolia sinica isolate HGM2019 chromosome 18, MsV1, whole genome shotgun sequence genomic stretch:
- the LOC131232961 gene encoding paired amphipathic helix protein Sin3-like 5: MKDALDYLRAAKKIFLDRREKYDELLQLMKDFKAQRISATSVVWGVKVLLKDYPKLILGFNTFLPKGYEITLDDETLTEKIAITFVDRDKTRFQHDEQVYISFLEILSMHGIERISISDVYEKVALLFKEHQDLLEDFASILPEAAGVDPMQHALVRRNSSGNSIPHTCQLLHSKH, encoded by the exons ATGAAGGATGCCCTAGACTATCTGAGGGCAGCGAAGAAAATATTTCTAGATAGAAGGGAGAAATACGATGAGCTTCTCCAACTCATGAAAGATTTCAAGGCCCAAAG GATCAGCGCCACTTCTGTTGTATGGGGGGTAAAAGTTTTATTAAAAGACTACCCAAAACTCATCTTGGGTTTCAATACCTTCTTGCCTAAAGGATACGAGATTACCCTCGACGATGAGACTCTGACAGAAAAGATCGCGATAACTTTTGTCGACCGAGACAAG ACTCGGTTCCAGCATGATGAGCAAGTTTACATATCATTCTTAGAAATTCTAAGTATGCACGGAATTGAGCGCATCTCCATAAGTGATGTCTACGAAAAG GTAGCCTTGCTTTTTAAGGAACATCAAGATTTGCTAGAGGATTTTGCAAGCATCCTACCTGAAGCTGCTGGGGTGGATCCTATGCAGCATGCTCTGGTCAGAAGAAATTCATCTGGAAATTCAATACCTCATACATGTCAACTTTTGCATTCTAAGCACTAA